A window from Vulcanimicrobium alpinum encodes these proteins:
- a CDS encoding 2,3,4,5-tetrahydropyridine-2,6-dicarboxylate N-succinyltransferase, with the protein MDASLESRVVELETRCETEPDAIKKKPGRVVEEVLDALDTGALRGCEPVDGEWVVHAWVKRAILLSFARFDNVSIHDVMSRPAALKDALAGRALLPSFYDKLPTKRNWKKLGARCVPPGVARYGSYLGRGAILMPGFVNIGAYVDDGTMVDTWATVGSCAQIGKNVHLSGGVGIGGVLEPPQATPVIVEDGAFVGSRCIVVEGVRVGAEAVLGAGVVLTASTPIVDVRGDEPVTTKGAIPPRAVVIPGTLPKRFPAGEFGTPCALIIGVRTESTDLKTSLNAALREFEVAV; encoded by the coding sequence ATGGATGCTTCGTTGGAGAGCCGAGTCGTCGAGCTGGAGACGCGTTGCGAGACCGAGCCTGATGCGATCAAGAAGAAGCCCGGCCGCGTCGTCGAGGAGGTGCTCGACGCGCTCGACACCGGTGCGTTGCGCGGCTGCGAACCGGTCGACGGCGAGTGGGTCGTGCACGCGTGGGTCAAGCGAGCGATCCTTCTATCGTTCGCGCGCTTCGACAACGTCTCGATCCACGACGTGATGAGCAGGCCGGCCGCGCTCAAAGACGCGCTCGCAGGCCGCGCGCTACTGCCGTCGTTCTACGATAAACTGCCCACCAAGCGGAATTGGAAGAAACTCGGCGCGCGCTGCGTGCCGCCGGGCGTCGCCCGCTACGGTTCGTATCTGGGGCGCGGGGCGATCCTGATGCCGGGCTTCGTCAACATCGGTGCCTACGTCGACGACGGCACGATGGTCGACACGTGGGCGACGGTCGGCTCGTGCGCGCAGATCGGCAAGAACGTCCACCTCTCGGGCGGAGTGGGGATCGGCGGCGTCCTGGAGCCGCCGCAGGCGACGCCGGTGATCGTCGAGGACGGGGCTTTCGTCGGCTCACGCTGCATCGTCGTCGAAGGCGTCCGTGTCGGCGCGGAAGCGGTGCTGGGCGCGGGCGTCGTGCTGACCGCATCGACGCCGATCGTCGACGTGCGCGGCGACGAGCCGGTGACGACGAAGGGCGCGATCCCGCCGCGTGCGGTCGTGATTCCGGGTACGCTCCCCAAGCGGTTCCCGGCCGGCGAGTTCGGGACGCCGTGCGCGCTGATCATCGGCGTGCGCACCGAGTCCACCGACTTGAAGACGTCGCTCAACGCCGCGCTGCGCGAATTCGAGGTCGCCGTTTAG
- a CDS encoding pyridoxal phosphate-dependent aminotransferase, translating into MNPKVLAIEPSMIRAIAAKKQAGAIDLGIGEPALLPQQRFIDAAARWAAEHGVKYTVNAGDVALRELIAAHYAFPGMGAARNVCITTGSQEAVYVAIKTLLDPAVDELLVVAPAFPAYAKMAQLEGIASRAVHMRADDDFRYDVDAIVDAIDPATRMIAIASPANPTGRVLRDADARRLAAALLARPGAPVWILQDEIYRELTYVDDPGSIADYYPYTIVANSLSKSNALTGMRIGWLIAPGEVSDALVKTHAWVTSTASSFGQRVALEIFREPGALQEHAAWYRAQHGSVTAALEESGLRYVPIDGAFYACVRLPRGGDAMAAALELVERRNVVAIPGGTFGASLEGWLRISWVAPADDVAEGLRRIAAL; encoded by the coding sequence GTGAATCCGAAAGTGCTGGCAATCGAGCCGTCGATGATCCGCGCGATCGCGGCGAAGAAACAGGCGGGCGCGATCGATCTGGGGATCGGGGAGCCGGCGCTGCTGCCGCAGCAGCGCTTCATCGACGCGGCGGCACGCTGGGCGGCGGAACACGGCGTCAAGTACACGGTGAACGCCGGCGACGTCGCGCTGCGCGAATTGATCGCCGCGCACTACGCGTTTCCGGGGATGGGCGCGGCGCGCAACGTCTGCATCACCACCGGCTCGCAAGAAGCGGTGTACGTCGCGATCAAGACGCTCCTCGATCCGGCGGTCGACGAACTCCTCGTCGTGGCGCCGGCGTTTCCGGCGTACGCGAAGATGGCCCAGCTCGAGGGAATCGCGTCGCGCGCCGTGCACATGCGCGCCGACGACGACTTTCGCTACGACGTCGACGCGATCGTCGACGCGATCGACCCGGCGACGCGGATGATCGCGATCGCGTCGCCGGCGAATCCCACCGGACGCGTCCTGCGCGACGCCGACGCGCGGCGGCTCGCCGCGGCCCTGCTCGCGCGCCCCGGTGCGCCGGTGTGGATCCTGCAGGATGAGATCTACCGCGAGCTCACCTACGTCGACGACCCCGGCTCGATCGCCGACTACTATCCGTACACGATCGTCGCGAATTCGCTCTCGAAGTCGAACGCGCTCACCGGAATGCGGATCGGCTGGCTGATCGCGCCCGGCGAGGTGAGCGACGCGCTGGTGAAGACGCACGCGTGGGTGACGTCGACGGCGAGCTCGTTCGGACAGCGCGTGGCGCTCGAGATCTTCCGCGAGCCCGGTGCTCTGCAGGAGCACGCGGCATGGTACCGCGCGCAGCACGGCAGCGTCACGGCCGCGCTCGAGGAGAGCGGTCTGCGCTACGTTCCGATCGACGGGGCGTTTTACGCCTGCGTGCGTTTGCCGCGCGGCGGCGACGCGATGGCGGCGGCGCTGGAACTCGTCGAGCGCCGCAACGTCGTGGCGATCCCCGGCGGAACGTTCGGCGCGTCGCTCGAGGGGTGGCTGCGGATCAGTTGGGTCGCGCCGGCCGACGACGTCGCCGAGGGGCTGCGGCGGATCGCCGCGCTCTAG
- the ftcD gene encoding glutamate formimidoyltransferase codes for MRDPAAGLFEIVPNISEGRDPAIVDACVDAMRAEGAEVVHRTSDRVHHRSVITAVGRPSQVVAAAVALARVARERIDLRVHHGVHPRIGALDVLPFVPLADATLDDAVTLAHRAAGRIWCDLAIPSFLYGAAASAPHRTQLAEIRRGEFEGLAARHALDAAWSFDYGDAAHASAGAIAIGARPFLVAFNVELACGDVRIAQRIARRLRASGGGLRTLKCLGLQVAPDRVQVSCNLTDVDAVPLYRLTELVRRAAARDGVAVARTELIGLAPQRVLERTARAYAAAGVDGPAGGHRRHSAERG; via the coding sequence GTGAGGGATCCGGCGGCCGGCCTCTTCGAGATCGTCCCGAACATCAGCGAGGGCCGCGACCCGGCGATCGTCGACGCGTGCGTCGACGCGATGCGCGCGGAGGGCGCCGAGGTGGTCCACCGCACGAGCGACCGCGTCCATCACCGCAGCGTGATCACTGCCGTCGGCCGCCCCTCGCAGGTCGTCGCCGCGGCCGTCGCGCTGGCGCGCGTCGCGCGCGAACGGATCGATCTGCGCGTGCATCACGGCGTCCACCCGCGGATCGGGGCCCTCGACGTCCTGCCGTTCGTCCCGCTCGCGGACGCGACGCTCGACGACGCGGTGACGCTGGCGCACCGCGCCGCGGGACGCATCTGGTGCGACTTGGCGATCCCGTCGTTTCTGTACGGCGCCGCCGCGAGCGCGCCGCATCGCACGCAGCTCGCCGAGATCCGGCGCGGCGAGTTCGAAGGCCTCGCCGCTCGTCACGCCCTCGACGCGGCATGGTCCTTCGATTACGGCGACGCCGCTCACGCCTCGGCCGGCGCGATCGCGATCGGAGCGCGGCCGTTCCTCGTCGCCTTCAACGTCGAACTCGCCTGCGGCGACGTCCGGATCGCGCAGCGCATCGCGCGCCGACTGCGTGCGTCGGGCGGGGGTCTGCGCACGCTCAAGTGCCTCGGACTGCAGGTTGCGCCCGACCGCGTCCAGGTCTCGTGCAACCTCACCGACGTCGATGCGGTGCCGCTCTACCGCCTGACGGAACTCGTCCGGCGCGCCGCGGCGCGCGACGGCGTCGCGGTCGCGCGGACCGAACTCATCGGGCTCGCGCCGCAGCGCGTGCTCGAACGGACCGCGCGCGCATACGCCGCGGCCGGTGTGGACGGACCGGCCGGCGGGCATAGGAGACATTCGGCCGAGCGCGGCTGA
- a CDS encoding alpha/beta hydrolase family protein: MTDLIPRDVLFGNPERAAPFLSPDGTQFVFLAPHDGVLSVWVRSVDRDDTRMVASDARRPIRNAFWSPDGARVLYLQDLGGNEDFHLFAADPRGGEAPVDLTPYDGVRVDVQTIDPHRPDRILVVMNRRNPQLFDVYRLDPHSGKATLDTENPGTIAAFADDMTMTVRAGVIMHADASNEIVVRDDANAPWRTLAHFDPDDGTPSLVGFTVDGGGLLVVSSAGGNAARLMRYDLAAGTAVEIAGDAAYDVHDVQFSPKTKTPIAASIVRERRDWIVLDPAYADDFAALAAQVPGDASLTSIDRDDRTWLVASNVDAGSVTYWSYDRTARRATKLFAARPSLEGYALSPMTPISFQARDGLTIHGYLTTPAGVEAKRLPAIVLVHGGPWVRDEWGYNSTVQWLANRGYAVLQPNYRGSTGYGKAFLNAGDREWAGSMRTDLLDAKAWLVHQGIADPLRVGIMGGSYGGYAVLTALTFEPLAFACGVDIVGPSNLNTLLASIPPYWETLRATFTRRMGETEAFLREQSPLFRAGEIRAPLLIGQGANDPRVKIAESDQIVAAMRERKLDVTYIVFDDEGHGFARPENAKRFNAAVEAFLARHLGGRTEPPAPHEAIDAFVR, translated from the coding sequence ATGACCGACCTCATCCCGCGCGACGTCCTCTTCGGCAACCCGGAGCGCGCCGCGCCCTTCCTCTCGCCCGACGGGACGCAGTTCGTGTTTCTCGCTCCGCACGACGGCGTGCTCTCGGTGTGGGTGCGCTCGGTCGATCGCGACGATACGCGAATGGTCGCGTCGGATGCCCGGCGGCCGATCCGCAACGCCTTCTGGTCGCCCGACGGCGCGCGCGTTCTCTACCTGCAGGACCTCGGCGGCAACGAAGACTTCCACCTCTTCGCCGCCGATCCGCGCGGCGGTGAGGCGCCGGTCGATCTCACGCCGTACGACGGCGTGCGCGTCGACGTGCAGACGATCGATCCGCACCGTCCCGACCGCATTCTCGTGGTAATGAACCGCCGCAATCCGCAGCTGTTCGACGTCTACCGGCTCGATCCGCACAGCGGCAAGGCGACGCTCGACACCGAGAACCCCGGGACGATCGCCGCGTTCGCGGATGACATGACGATGACGGTGCGCGCCGGCGTGATCATGCACGCCGACGCGTCGAACGAGATCGTCGTGCGCGACGACGCGAACGCGCCGTGGCGCACGCTCGCACACTTCGATCCCGACGACGGGACCCCGTCGCTCGTCGGATTCACCGTCGACGGCGGCGGGCTGCTCGTCGTCAGCAGCGCCGGCGGCAACGCCGCGCGGCTGATGCGCTACGACCTCGCCGCCGGCACCGCCGTCGAGATCGCCGGCGACGCAGCGTACGACGTGCACGACGTGCAGTTCTCGCCGAAGACGAAGACGCCGATCGCCGCGTCGATCGTGCGCGAGCGCCGCGACTGGATCGTGCTCGATCCCGCGTACGCCGACGACTTCGCCGCGCTCGCGGCGCAGGTTCCCGGCGACGCCTCCTTGACCTCGATCGATCGCGACGACCGTACCTGGCTCGTCGCCTCCAACGTCGATGCCGGGTCGGTGACGTACTGGTCGTACGACCGTACCGCTCGGCGCGCGACGAAACTCTTCGCCGCGCGCCCGTCGCTCGAAGGGTACGCGCTCTCGCCGATGACGCCGATCTCGTTTCAAGCGCGCGACGGCCTGACGATCCACGGCTACCTGACGACCCCGGCCGGCGTCGAAGCGAAGCGGCTTCCGGCGATCGTGCTGGTCCACGGCGGACCGTGGGTGCGCGACGAGTGGGGCTACAACAGCACGGTGCAATGGCTGGCCAACCGCGGCTATGCCGTGCTGCAGCCGAACTATCGCGGATCGACCGGCTACGGCAAAGCGTTCCTCAACGCCGGAGATCGGGAATGGGCCGGCTCGATGCGCACCGATCTGCTCGACGCGAAGGCCTGGCTCGTGCATCAGGGGATCGCTGATCCGCTGCGCGTCGGGATCATGGGCGGCTCGTACGGCGGCTACGCGGTGCTCACCGCGCTGACGTTCGAGCCGCTCGCGTTCGCGTGCGGCGTCGACATCGTCGGACCGTCCAACCTCAACACGCTGCTGGCGTCGATCCCGCCGTACTGGGAGACGCTTCGGGCGACGTTCACCCGCCGCATGGGCGAGACCGAAGCGTTCCTGCGCGAGCAGTCACCGCTCTTCCGCGCCGGCGAGATCCGCGCGCCGCTGCTCATCGGGCAAGGCGCGAACGACCCGCGCGTGAAGATCGCCGAGTCCGACCAGATCGTCGCCGCGATGCGCGAGCGCAAGCTAGACGTGACCTACATCGTGTTCGACGACGAGGGCCACGGCTTCGCCCGGCCCGAGAACGCGAAGCGCTTCAACGCGGCGGTCGAAGCGTTCTTGGCGCGTCACCTCGGCGGCCGCACGGAGCCGCCCGCGCCGCACGAGGCGATCGACGCGTTCGTCCGCTGA
- the radA gene encoding DNA repair protein RadA, producing the protein MAKPKTVYYCTGCGFESARWLGRCPSCDAWNTFDDAPVVRPAKGASARAVATPLRAAGPVRLAAIEETRIARRRTGMREFDGLLGGGIVPGSLVLLGGPPGAGKSTLLLQLATALARDGAGTVYVCGEESAAQTKLRAQRIGAADSLLVFPETNLRAVLDALERDVPEILVVDSIQTMWLPDVESFAGSVSQIRDCTQVLMEFAKRTGCATFVVGHVTKDGAIAGPRLLEHLVDTVLYFEGDASGEYRIVRAYKNRFGGIDEICVFSMDDRGLHEVADPSALFLQSRGARPSGTCVVPTLVGQRPVLVEIQALVGEAAYGTPRRLAANVDAARLAMIIAILERRAGMQLGGHDIYCSVAGGLRVVETGADLGIALAIASAFRDIPLASGAVAFGELGLSGELRSVSLPVRRAAEATKLGFTRLIAPDAARDVATAIRLAFD; encoded by the coding sequence GTGGCGAAGCCCAAAACGGTGTACTACTGCACGGGGTGCGGGTTTGAGTCCGCGCGCTGGCTCGGACGCTGTCCGTCGTGCGACGCCTGGAACACCTTCGACGACGCGCCGGTGGTCCGCCCGGCGAAGGGCGCATCGGCGCGGGCCGTCGCTACGCCGCTGCGCGCCGCCGGACCGGTCCGGCTCGCGGCGATCGAGGAGACGCGCATCGCGCGGCGCCGCACCGGGATGCGCGAGTTCGACGGACTGCTCGGCGGCGGCATCGTCCCCGGAAGCCTCGTCCTGCTCGGCGGTCCGCCCGGCGCGGGGAAATCGACGCTGCTGCTGCAGCTGGCGACGGCGCTCGCACGCGACGGCGCCGGGACCGTCTACGTCTGCGGCGAGGAGTCGGCGGCGCAGACGAAACTGCGCGCGCAGCGGATCGGCGCGGCCGACTCGCTGCTGGTTTTCCCCGAGACCAATCTGCGCGCGGTGCTCGACGCACTCGAGCGCGACGTCCCGGAGATCCTGGTGGTCGACTCGATTCAGACGATGTGGCTCCCCGACGTCGAGTCATTCGCCGGCAGCGTCTCGCAGATCCGCGACTGCACGCAGGTCCTGATGGAGTTTGCGAAACGCACTGGCTGCGCGACGTTCGTCGTCGGCCACGTCACCAAGGACGGTGCGATCGCCGGCCCGCGTCTGCTCGAGCATCTCGTCGACACGGTGCTCTACTTCGAAGGCGACGCATCGGGCGAGTACCGCATCGTGCGCGCGTACAAGAACCGCTTCGGCGGGATCGACGAGATCTGCGTCTTCTCGATGGACGATCGCGGGCTGCACGAAGTCGCCGATCCGTCGGCGCTGTTTCTGCAGTCGCGCGGTGCGCGTCCGAGCGGCACTTGCGTCGTCCCCACGCTGGTGGGCCAGCGGCCCGTGCTCGTCGAGATCCAAGCGCTGGTCGGGGAGGCCGCGTACGGGACGCCGCGCCGGCTCGCGGCCAATGTCGATGCCGCGCGTCTCGCCATGATCATCGCGATCCTCGAACGCCGCGCCGGGATGCAGCTCGGCGGTCACGACATCTACTGCTCCGTCGCCGGCGGGCTGCGCGTCGTCGAGACGGGGGCGGATCTGGGGATCGCACTCGCAATCGCGTCGGCGTTTCGCGACATCCCGCTGGCGAGCGGCGCGGTCGCGTTCGGCGAGCTCGGGCTCTCGGGCGAACTGCGCAGCGTCTCGCTCCCGGTGCGGCGCGCCGCCGAGGCGACGAAGCTCGGGTTCACCCGGCTGATCGCGCCCGATGCCGCGCGCGACGTCGCCACGGCGATCCGGCTCGCGTTCGACTGA
- a CDS encoding VOC family protein, which translates to MEHAPIPVSGMDASGYMVKDAGRAIAFYRDVFGLEPSWVYPGGHGAEYELSDGTTFVLWGGGAQPAMPFQPSNGILFRVADVAAAVAALQARGIAVQMQTETPVCVMAMIADSEGNTVTLHQRKAAPAR; encoded by the coding sequence GTGGAACACGCCCCGATTCCGGTCAGCGGCATGGACGCGAGCGGATACATGGTCAAGGACGCGGGGCGCGCGATCGCGTTCTATCGCGACGTGTTCGGTCTCGAACCGTCGTGGGTGTATCCCGGCGGCCACGGCGCGGAATACGAACTCTCCGACGGCACGACGTTCGTGCTGTGGGGCGGGGGCGCGCAGCCGGCGATGCCGTTTCAGCCCAGCAACGGGATCCTGTTCCGCGTCGCCGACGTCGCCGCGGCCGTCGCGGCGCTCCAGGCCCGCGGGATCGCGGTGCAGATGCAGACGGAGACGCCCGTGTGCGTCATGGCAATGATTGCCGATAGCGAAGGGAACACCGTCACGCTGCACCAGCGCAAAGCCGCGCCGGCGCGCTGA
- the cmk gene encoding (d)CMP kinase: MSQRESVAIDGWVASGKTTVAKQLAAELRFLYLDTGAMYRAVAYLALRNGVDLDNEAALLAMLAHHTIAIVPEPEATAGYRVLIDRFDTAERLFDPDVAAAVSTVAALPGVRRELVARQRAIAEQGPVVMAGRDIGTVVLPDARHKFFLTASIDERARRRQAEFHERGLDVAFDEVRAQIAERDRLDSTRAVSPLRAADDAITIDSTEMEPGQVVALMRNAMERARA, from the coding sequence ATGTCCCAGCGGGAGAGCGTCGCGATCGACGGGTGGGTCGCGAGCGGGAAGACGACCGTCGCCAAGCAGTTGGCGGCGGAACTGCGCTTTCTGTATCTCGACACCGGTGCGATGTACCGCGCCGTCGCGTATCTCGCGCTGCGCAACGGCGTCGACCTCGACAACGAAGCGGCGCTGCTGGCGATGCTCGCGCACCACACGATCGCGATCGTCCCCGAACCCGAGGCGACGGCCGGCTATCGCGTGCTGATCGACCGCTTCGACACCGCCGAGCGGCTCTTCGATCCGGATGTCGCGGCGGCGGTCTCGACCGTCGCGGCGCTCCCGGGCGTGCGTCGTGAACTCGTCGCGCGCCAGCGCGCAATCGCCGAGCAGGGCCCGGTGGTGATGGCGGGACGCGACATCGGCACCGTCGTCCTCCCCGACGCGCGCCACAAATTCTTCCTGACCGCGTCGATCGACGAGCGCGCACGGCGCCGGCAGGCGGAGTTCCACGAACGCGGTCTCGACGTCGCGTTCGACGAGGTGCGCGCGCAGATCGCCGAACGCGATCGCCTCGATTCGACCCGCGCGGTTTCGCCGTTGCGCGCAGCGGACGACGCGATCACGATCGATTCGACCGAGATGGAACCCGGCCAAGTCGTCGCGCTGATGCGCAATGCAATGGAGCGCGCGCGGGCGTGA
- a CDS encoding lysophospholipid acyltransferase family protein has protein sequence MSVYAAAKFAVTAIATALFRYRVIGAEKVPRDGGVIIAANHISNFDPPLLGIGVPRPVSYMAKKELFALPVLGPLLPHLNAFPVDRQAGGTAALRASLRMLKEGRCVGIFPEGGRNVSGTNEEKAGAAFLAAASGAPVVPAAIVGTRSLRPFRRITVVFGDPLRIERNRKSDEGDLEKGAAEIMSRIRALEGSIR, from the coding sequence GTGAGCGTCTACGCCGCGGCAAAGTTCGCCGTCACCGCGATCGCGACGGCGCTCTTTCGCTATCGCGTGATCGGCGCGGAGAAGGTGCCCCGGGACGGCGGCGTCATCATCGCCGCCAACCACATCTCGAACTTCGATCCGCCGCTGCTCGGGATCGGCGTCCCGCGCCCCGTGTCGTACATGGCGAAGAAGGAGCTCTTCGCGCTCCCGGTCCTCGGCCCGCTCCTGCCGCATCTCAACGCCTTTCCCGTCGATCGCCAGGCCGGCGGAACCGCGGCGCTGCGCGCGAGCCTGCGGATGCTCAAGGAAGGGCGCTGCGTGGGGATCTTCCCCGAGGGCGGCCGCAACGTCAGCGGGACAAACGAAGAGAAGGCGGGCGCCGCCTTTCTGGCGGCGGCGTCGGGCGCGCCGGTCGTTCCGGCCGCGATCGTCGGCACGCGGTCGCTCCGTCCGTTCCGCCGGATCACCGTCGTCTTCGGCGATCCCCTGCGAATCGAACGGAACCGGAAGTCGGACGAGGGCGATCTGGAGAAGGGAGCAGCGGAGATTATGAGCCGGATACGCGCGCTCGAGGGGAGCATTCGTTGA
- the ispH gene encoding 4-hydroxy-3-methylbut-2-enyl diphosphate reductase, translating into MIIKRAKTQGFCFGVAITVKKAEEAIERLPGGVTTLGHVVHNPQMVAQLEAKGLKNAAAVDEIESGTMFVRAHGLPVETFEKAAAKGLSVIDATCPMVTKIHVQAEKLRDEGYKIVVVGDPNHPEVKGTLSHVPGAWCITSVDEIAALPRASRVGVVVQSTWNGPGFADIVRKLSEKYYEVRAVNTICTDTKNRQTEVDELSREVEVMVVVGGKTSANTKHLAELAAMNGARSYHIEGPDELQAEWFAGIERAGLMSGASTPGWLVDQVADRMDALAHRVG; encoded by the coding sequence TTGATCATCAAGCGAGCCAAGACGCAGGGGTTCTGCTTCGGCGTCGCCATCACGGTGAAGAAGGCCGAGGAGGCGATCGAACGCCTTCCGGGCGGCGTCACCACGCTGGGGCACGTCGTCCACAACCCGCAGATGGTCGCGCAGCTCGAAGCAAAGGGTCTCAAGAACGCCGCCGCGGTCGACGAGATCGAGAGCGGGACGATGTTCGTGCGCGCGCACGGCCTTCCGGTTGAGACGTTCGAGAAGGCGGCGGCCAAAGGACTCTCGGTGATCGACGCTACCTGCCCGATGGTCACGAAGATCCACGTCCAGGCCGAGAAGCTGCGCGACGAAGGCTACAAGATCGTCGTCGTCGGCGATCCCAATCACCCCGAGGTGAAGGGGACGCTCTCGCACGTCCCGGGGGCGTGGTGCATCACGAGCGTCGACGAGATCGCGGCGCTCCCGCGCGCGAGCCGGGTCGGAGTCGTCGTGCAGTCGACGTGGAACGGGCCCGGTTTCGCCGACATCGTCCGCAAGCTCAGCGAGAAGTATTACGAGGTGCGGGCCGTCAACACGATCTGCACCGACACCAAGAACCGGCAGACCGAGGTCGACGAACTCTCGCGCGAAGTCGAGGTGATGGTCGTCGTCGGCGGCAAGACGTCGGCGAACACGAAGCATCTCGCCGAACTTGCCGCGATGAACGGCGCGCGTTCGTATCACATCGAAGGACCGGACGAACTGCAGGCCGAGTGGTTCGCGGGGATCGAGCGAGCGGGGCTTATGTCGGGCGCGTCGACGCCGGGCTGGCTCGTCGATCAAGTCGCGGATCGGATGGATGCGCTCGCCCACCGCGTCGGATAA
- a CDS encoding polyprenyl synthetase family protein produces the protein MRSPTASDNLEAALERAVARFDDGSATCAQIRYHLGFEDEARRGKRLRSRLVLAVAEEEGGDPAAALDPACAVEIIHEFSLVHDDIEDGDRLRRGRETVWSRFGVAHGINAGDALCAVAYLALLDGTVTRPADRTVAMTRALHEAHLAMCGGQARDIAFETQTRVSIDDYRAMAGGKTAALFGAACELGALCAGASDERARAYRHLGRAYGLAFQIEDDVLGTWGDPGTTGKPSGSDLARRKWTFPVVWAVAGPPSAARETIAAAYARGAALDPPAVAAAIASLDALGAREAALEAARAELDDADAVAATFGIDRSGAVRAFFQRALRRIA, from the coding sequence ATGCGCTCGCCCACCGCGTCGGATAATCTCGAAGCCGCGCTCGAACGCGCGGTCGCGCGTTTCGACGACGGCTCCGCGACGTGCGCGCAGATCCGTTACCACCTCGGCTTCGAAGACGAAGCGCGGCGCGGGAAGCGCTTGCGTTCGCGTCTGGTGCTCGCAGTCGCCGAAGAAGAAGGGGGCGATCCGGCCGCGGCGCTCGATCCGGCGTGCGCGGTCGAGATCATCCACGAGTTCTCGCTGGTCCACGACGACATCGAAGACGGCGACCGTCTGCGGCGCGGACGCGAGACGGTGTGGTCGCGCTTCGGGGTCGCGCACGGGATCAACGCCGGCGATGCGCTCTGCGCCGTCGCGTATCTCGCGCTGCTCGACGGAACCGTCACTCGCCCCGCAGACCGCACCGTCGCGATGACGCGCGCGCTGCACGAAGCGCACCTCGCGATGTGCGGCGGCCAAGCCCGCGACATCGCATTCGAGACGCAGACGCGCGTCTCGATTGACGACTACCGCGCGATGGCGGGCGGGAAAACGGCGGCGCTCTTCGGCGCGGCGTGCGAACTCGGCGCGCTGTGCGCCGGGGCGAGCGACGAGCGCGCGCGCGCGTACCGGCATCTCGGACGCGCGTACGGCCTGGCGTTTCAGATCGAGGACGACGTGCTCGGCACCTGGGGCGATCCCGGGACCACCGGCAAGCCGTCGGGCTCGGATCTGGCGCGCCGGAAGTGGACCTTTCCGGTGGTGTGGGCGGTGGCCGGGCCGCCGTCGGCGGCACGCGAGACGATCGCCGCGGCGTACGCACGCGGCGCCGCGCTCGACCCTCCGGCGGTCGCCGCCGCGATCGCCTCGCTCGATGCGCTCGGCGCGCGCGAGGCCGCGCTCGAAGCGGCGCGCGCGGAACTCGACGACGCCGACGCCGTCGCCGCGACGTTCGGCATCGACCGCAGCGGTGCGGTGCGCGCGTTCTTTCAGCGCGCGCTCAGGCGCATCGCCTGA
- a CDS encoding YebC/PmpR family DNA-binding transcriptional regulator, producing the protein MSGHSKWHNIKLRKGKVDAQRGALFTKLSKEIILAAKNGSPDPAANYRLKMAVDKARANNMPADNIKRAIARASGAGEKEIEEIRYEGYGPAGVAVIVEAATDNRNRTASELRFLFSRNEGGLGETGSVGWMFASRGIVEVDPGRMDEDALTERALIDGVVDVRASGSAPAGEGAGFEVVTEPQALMAVKDALEAAGITVKSARLVMEATQTTRPGPGDAEKVLGFLDALEEHEDVQNVYSNAEFDEAQLEALA; encoded by the coding sequence ATGTCTGGTCATTCCAAGTGGCACAACATCAAGCTGCGCAAGGGCAAGGTCGACGCGCAGCGCGGTGCGCTGTTCACGAAACTCAGCAAAGAGATCATCCTCGCCGCGAAAAACGGCTCGCCTGACCCGGCCGCCAACTACCGGCTGAAGATGGCGGTCGACAAGGCGCGCGCGAACAACATGCCGGCCGACAACATCAAGCGGGCGATCGCGCGCGCGAGCGGCGCCGGCGAGAAAGAGATCGAGGAGATCCGCTACGAGGGGTACGGTCCGGCCGGCGTCGCGGTCATCGTCGAAGCCGCCACCGACAACCGCAACCGCACCGCCTCCGAACTGCGCTTTCTCTTCAGCCGCAACGAGGGCGGGCTCGGCGAGACCGGGAGCGTCGGCTGGATGTTCGCATCGCGGGGGATCGTCGAGGTCGATCCGGGCCGGATGGACGAGGACGCGCTCACCGAGCGCGCGCTCATCGACGGCGTCGTCGACGTACGTGCGTCCGGCTCCGCACCGGCAGGCGAAGGGGCGGGGTTCGAGGTGGTGACCGAGCCGCAGGCGCTGATGGCGGTGAAAGACGCGCTCGAGGCCGCAGGGATCACGGTCAAATCGGCGCGTCTGGTGATGGAAGCGACGCAGACGACGCGGCCCGGGCCCGGCGACGCCGAGAAGGTGCTCGGCTTCCTCGATGCGCTCGAAGAGCACGAAGACGTGCAGAACGTGTACAGCAACGCGGAGTTCGACGAGGCACAGCTCGAGGCGCTCGCCTGA